In Candidatus Izemoplasmatales bacterium, the following are encoded in one genomic region:
- a CDS encoding carbohydrate ABC transporter permease has protein sequence MSSFLGTQINPRRFHRSQLKFYAILLPISLFMLVPLFYVVGQAFKPLSELFLFPPRLFVLNPTLENFSKLLRTASSTGVPMSRYLFNSLIVTTITIVATLLITLATGYALSKKRFRAKKFLFSINQTALMFVATAVAIPRYLVVSSLGLTDSFLSHIIPYLAMPVGLFLVKQFVDQVPDELLEAARIDGANDWHLITKIVGPLVKPALATVAILSFQMIWNSTESSNIYVIDETKKTFAFYMNSLAASNAGPAGVGIAAAAGLVMFIPNLVIFVVMQGNVMDTMSHSGIK, from the coding sequence ATGTCCAGCTTCCTCGGTACCCAGATCAACCCCCGCCGTTTCCATCGCTCGCAGCTCAAGTTCTACGCGATCCTCCTTCCGATCAGCCTCTTCATGCTGGTGCCGCTCTTCTATGTCGTCGGCCAGGCGTTCAAGCCGCTGTCGGAACTGTTCCTCTTCCCGCCGCGGCTCTTCGTCCTGAATCCGACGCTCGAGAACTTCTCCAAGCTCCTCCGCACCGCCTCGTCGACGGGCGTGCCGATGTCGCGCTATCTCTTCAACTCGCTGATCGTGACCACGATCACGATCGTCGCCACGCTCCTGATCACGCTGGCGACGGGGTATGCGCTCTCGAAGAAGCGCTTCCGCGCCAAGAAGTTCCTGTTCTCGATCAACCAGACGGCGCTCATGTTCGTCGCGACCGCCGTCGCGATTCCCCGCTACCTCGTCGTCTCGTCGCTCGGACTCACCGATTCCTTCCTCTCCCACATCATCCCGTATCTGGCGATGCCCGTGGGTCTCTTCCTCGTCAAGCAGTTCGTCGACCAGGTCCCCGACGAGCTCCTCGAGGCGGCCAGGATCGACGGCGCGAACGACTGGCACCTGATCACCAAGATCGTCGGTCCGCTCGTCAAGCCGGCGCTTGCGACCGTCGCGATCCTTTCCTTCCAGATGATCTGGAACTCGACCGAGTCTTCGAACATCTACGTGATCGACGAGACGAAGAAGACCTTCGCGTTCTACATGAACTCGCTCGCCGCCTCCAACGCCGGCCCGGCCGGCGTCGGGATCGCGGCCGCCGCCGGACTCGTGATGTTCATCCCCAACCTCGTCATCTTCGTGGTGATGCAGGGCAACGTCATGGACACGATGTCCCATTCGGGCATCAAGTAA
- the ugpC gene encoding sn-glycerol-3-phosphate ABC transporter ATP-binding protein UgpC, whose product MATLAFKHLDKVYDNGVQAVFDFTLDVKDKEFIVFVGPSGCGKSTTLRMVAGLEEITAGELYIDDVLVNDVAPKDRNIAMVFQSYALYPHMSVYDNMAFGLKLRKMPKDEIERRVKNAADILGLTGYLDRKPKALSGGQRQRVALGRAIVRDAKVFLMDEPLSNLDAKLRVAMRAELIKLHERLGTTTIYVTHDQIEAMTMATRIVVMKDGRVQQIGAPKELYDNPNNMFVGGFMGTPAMNFLNGEVQDDGCFYVENLKVKVPEPKFNMLKEKDYLNRQIVLGIRPEDIHDELVALETYKDSASEFLVDVAELLGAETNIHISVGKTNIIAKVSARSDVHIGDKIKLALNMNKCHFFDIDNELRITKSTPVKTDAPQEAN is encoded by the coding sequence ATGGCAACATTGGCATTCAAGCATCTCGACAAGGTGTACGACAACGGCGTGCAGGCCGTCTTCGACTTCACCCTCGACGTCAAGGACAAGGAATTCATCGTCTTCGTCGGCCCGTCCGGCTGCGGCAAGTCGACCACGCTCCGCATGGTCGCCGGCCTCGAGGAGATCACCGCCGGCGAACTCTACATCGACGACGTGCTCGTCAACGACGTCGCCCCGAAGGATCGAAACATCGCGATGGTGTTCCAGTCCTACGCCCTCTATCCCCACATGTCGGTCTACGACAACATGGCCTTCGGCCTCAAGCTCCGCAAGATGCCCAAGGACGAGATCGAACGCCGCGTCAAGAACGCCGCCGACATCCTCGGCCTCACCGGCTACCTCGACCGGAAGCCGAAGGCCCTCTCCGGCGGACAGCGCCAGCGCGTCGCCCTCGGCCGCGCGATCGTCCGCGACGCCAAGGTCTTCCTGATGGACGAGCCGCTCTCCAACCTCGACGCCAAGCTGCGCGTCGCCATGAGAGCCGAGCTCATCAAGCTGCACGAGCGCCTCGGCACGACCACCATCTACGTCACCCACGACCAGATCGAGGCGATGACGATGGCGACCCGCATCGTCGTCATGAAGGACGGCCGCGTCCAGCAGATCGGCGCCCCGAAGGAACTCTACGACAACCCGAACAACATGTTCGTCGGCGGCTTCATGGGTACGCCGGCGATGAACTTCCTCAACGGCGAGGTCCAGGACGACGGCTGCTTCTACGTCGAGAACCTCAAGGTCAAGGTTCCGGAGCCGAAGTTCAACATGCTGAAGGAGAAGGATTACCTGAACCGCCAGATCGTCCTCGGCATCCGTCCGGAAGACATCCACGACGAACTCGTCGCGCTCGAGACGTACAAGGATTCCGCCTCCGAGTTCCTCGTCGACGTCGCCGAACTCCTCGGCGCCGAGACGAACATCCACATCTCGGTCGGAAAGACGAACATCATCGCCAAGGTCAGCGCCCGCTCGGACGTCCACATCGGCGACAAGATCAAGCTCGCCCTGAACATGAACAAGTGCCATTTCTTCGACATCGACAACGAGCTCCGCATCACCAAATCGACGCCGGTCAAGACCGACGCCCCCCAGGAAGCCAACTGA
- a CDS encoding YIP1 family protein codes for MKTFKKILAVLATVLCAAVIAATAPRVEASSSTTYTYAFDENHHFTRTQDAYLPGQTLTGLGLKAPADLVFDDLGRLVIADSGNHRIVVYDQRTGDIVRTITCPGMASPSGVFVFLDDSEYVSRGDIFVADDGAGVVFHFDSAGTLLETFGKPDSILLEDLDFSPQKVAVDKAGIMYVVSKGTSDGILQLSNTGSFLGYFSANEVTLSFKEQIQKLLFSQSQLDDLGINMTPSVFSSVFIDVDGIVYSSSSGQSDDNVKRHNTQGTNTIVDMFFTTEKATDIWVDDGGVIYVSDQSGHIDVYTNDGALIYRFGSYATDDIAGFFNILSSLAVDDEGTIWTVDEKNNYLQSFVTTDYSETIYEAIRLYEETDYEAAIELWQEVLRLNQMSILAHDSIARNYFRLEQYELAAEHFEIAGNRELYSEAYWELRNIWMQQWLLPAIMGGIFIALVTVVVRFVDRRKHILAPVRAFAGRVNSIRPIENVTYARAVMRKPSDSFYYLRIGRKGSYVGASILLVLAFFAYLFYIAGKDFIFQSQSIEDLDLGSIILGFVILIGLFIVCSWLVTSIQDGEGTLGAIFKGFAYSLWPFIVACVLTTALSYVATLNEVFVLQLVFGIGLAWSGMLIFLSVSEIQNYTFGQTVKSVLVTIVFVIVILLVLSFVQMTIRQLFTFLYELIWEAIRNVLG; via the coding sequence ATGAAAACGTTCAAGAAAATCCTCGCCGTCCTTGCGACGGTCCTCTGCGCCGCGGTGATCGCGGCGACCGCCCCCCGCGTCGAAGCCTCGTCGTCCACGACCTACACGTACGCCTTCGACGAGAACCACCACTTCACCCGCACCCAGGACGCCTATCTTCCCGGCCAGACGCTCACCGGTCTCGGCCTCAAAGCCCCCGCCGACCTCGTCTTCGACGACCTCGGACGGCTCGTGATCGCCGATTCCGGCAACCACCGGATCGTCGTCTACGACCAGCGGACGGGCGACATCGTGCGCACGATCACCTGCCCCGGCATGGCGAGTCCCTCCGGGGTCTTCGTCTTCCTCGACGATTCCGAGTACGTCTCGCGGGGCGACATCTTCGTCGCCGACGACGGCGCCGGCGTCGTCTTCCACTTCGATTCCGCGGGCACCCTCCTCGAGACCTTCGGCAAGCCCGACTCGATCCTCCTCGAGGATCTCGACTTCTCGCCGCAGAAGGTCGCGGTCGACAAGGCCGGGATCATGTACGTCGTCTCGAAGGGAACCTCCGACGGCATCCTGCAGCTCTCGAACACCGGCTCGTTCCTCGGCTACTTCTCGGCGAACGAAGTCACGCTGTCCTTCAAGGAGCAGATCCAGAAGCTGCTCTTCTCGCAGAGCCAGCTCGACGACCTCGGCATCAACATGACGCCGTCCGTCTTCTCGAGCGTCTTCATCGACGTCGACGGCATCGTCTATTCGTCCTCGTCCGGACAATCCGACGACAACGTCAAGCGCCACAACACCCAGGGAACCAACACGATCGTCGACATGTTCTTCACGACCGAGAAGGCGACCGACATCTGGGTCGACGACGGCGGCGTCATCTACGTCTCCGACCAGAGCGGCCACATCGACGTCTACACCAACGACGGCGCCCTCATCTACCGCTTCGGGTCCTATGCGACCGACGACATCGCCGGGTTCTTCAACATCCTGTCGAGCCTCGCGGTCGACGACGAGGGAACCATCTGGACCGTCGACGAGAAGAACAACTACCTCCAGTCGTTCGTCACCACCGACTATTCGGAGACGATCTACGAGGCGATCCGGCTCTATGAGGAGACCGACTACGAGGCGGCCATCGAACTCTGGCAGGAGGTCCTCCGCCTGAATCAGATGTCGATCCTCGCCCACGATTCGATCGCCCGCAACTATTTCCGCCTCGAGCAGTACGAACTCGCGGCCGAACACTTCGAGATCGCCGGCAACCGCGAACTCTATTCGGAGGCCTACTGGGAACTCCGCAACATCTGGATGCAGCAGTGGCTCCTGCCCGCCATCATGGGCGGCATCTTCATCGCCTTGGTCACCGTCGTCGTCCGTTTCGTCGACCGGCGGAAACACATTCTCGCACCGGTCCGCGCCTTCGCCGGACGCGTCAACTCGATCCGTCCGATCGAGAACGTGACCTATGCCCGCGCGGTCATGCGGAAGCCTTCGGACTCGTTCTACTATCTCCGGATCGGCCGGAAGGGATCCTATGTCGGGGCATCGATTCTGCTCGTCCTGGCGTTCTTCGCGTATCTCTTCTACATCGCCGGGAAGGACTTCATCTTCCAGTCGCAGTCGATCGAGGATCTCGACCTCGGCTCGATCATCCTCGGCTTCGTGATCCTGATCGGCCTCTTCATCGTCTGCAGCTGGCTCGTCACCTCGATCCAAGACGGGGAAGGGACACTCGGGGCGATCTTCAAGGGCTTCGCCTATTCGCTCTGGCCGTTCATCGTCGCCTGCGTCCTCACGACCGCGCTCTCCTACGTGGCGACCCTGAACGAGGTCTTCGTGCTTCAGCTCGTCTTCGGCATCGGCCTCGCCTGGAGCGGCATGCTCATCTTCCTCTCGGTCTCCGAAATCCAGAACTACACCTTCGGCCAGACCGTGAAGAGCGTCCTCGTCACCATCGTCTTCGTGATCGTCATCCTGCTCGTGCTGTCGTTCGTGCAGATGACGATCAGGCAGCTCTTCACGTTCCTCTACGAACTCATCTGGGAGGCGATCCGCAATGTTCTCGGTTAA
- a CDS encoding sugar ABC transporter permease, translating into MAKDRLIRTLTGETRIENQNKIAYLFILPWLLGFLLFVVYPFVKTIYNSFFTITSEALGLTYDFNLLDVGGNYGLAFRSTDFLPALLDFIVMELTYVPTIIIVAFILAILLNTGVKGQGLFRVIFFFPVIIMSGPVAGILKYNGAGSLLSYADNIIFKMILSYSPGFARALSGLFENFTMVLWFTGIPVILFLNALQKINVNLYEAAKIDGANGWQILWKIKVPIVRTTAFISAVFAIVQLGTFSLNPVYEIIRRKIMWETANGIGLASTYSFLYSVAVFLIIGIAYLLLGRPEKTREVRLTSIQRRNMEAIAARRKLEKNGGEAR; encoded by the coding sequence ATGGCCAAGGACCGGCTGATCCGCACGCTGACCGGCGAGACCCGGATCGAGAACCAGAACAAGATCGCCTACCTCTTCATCCTCCCGTGGCTCCTCGGGTTCCTTCTCTTCGTCGTCTATCCGTTCGTGAAGACGATCTACAACTCGTTCTTCACGATCACCTCCGAGGCGCTCGGACTCACGTACGACTTCAATCTCCTCGACGTCGGCGGCAACTACGGCCTCGCCTTCCGTTCGACCGACTTCCTTCCCGCGCTCCTCGACTTCATCGTGATGGAACTGACATACGTGCCGACGATCATCATCGTCGCCTTCATCCTCGCCATCCTCCTCAACACCGGCGTCAAGGGCCAGGGGCTCTTCCGCGTCATCTTCTTCTTCCCCGTCATCATCATGAGCGGTCCCGTCGCCGGCATCCTGAAGTACAACGGCGCCGGATCGCTCCTGAGCTACGCCGACAACATCATCTTCAAGATGATCCTGTCCTACAGCCCGGGATTCGCGCGGGCGCTGTCGGGCCTCTTCGAGAACTTCACGATGGTCCTCTGGTTCACCGGCATCCCGGTCATCCTCTTCCTGAACGCGCTCCAGAAGATCAACGTGAACCTCTATGAGGCCGCCAAGATCGACGGCGCCAACGGCTGGCAGATCCTCTGGAAGATCAAGGTGCCGATCGTGCGCACGACCGCCTTCATCTCGGCCGTGTTCGCGATCGTCCAGCTCGGGACGTTCTCGCTCAACCCCGTCTACGAGATCATCCGCCGCAAGATCATGTGGGAGACCGCCAACGGCATCGGCCTCGCCTCGACCTATTCGTTTTTGTACTCCGTCGCCGTGTTCCTCATCATCGGGATCGCCTACCTGCTGCTCGGCCGTCCGGAAAAGACGAGGGAAGTCCGACTCACGTCGATCCAGCGCCGGAACATGGAAGCGATCGCGGCGCGCCGCAAGCTCGAGAAGAACGGGGGTGAGGCGCGATGA
- a CDS encoding polyphosphate polymerase domain-containing protein, translating to MELTRTELKFLLARHEVAQLSNQLALTMNRDLYADSRTGEYAVSSVYFDDLYCSRVGEKADGVEYHQKYRVRSYAGGPCRLESKTKVGTLTAKESIWLDEPMKRALLTADADGVAAYANVRLMADVLVRMKLDDLRPAIVVDYVREAWTFPAGDVRVTFDKDVTARLFDSDPAFARRVLEPGQTILEVKYTGLLPETLRKILFHRNHQVVSYSKYYMGWILLNP from the coding sequence ATGGAGCTCACGCGGACCGAACTCAAGTTCCTGCTCGCCCGTCACGAGGTCGCGCAGCTTTCCAACCAGCTTGCGCTCACGATGAACCGTGACCTCTACGCCGATTCCCGAACCGGCGAATACGCGGTCTCGAGCGTCTATTTCGACGATCTGTACTGTTCGCGCGTCGGCGAGAAGGCCGACGGCGTCGAATACCACCAGAAGTACCGCGTCCGCAGCTACGCCGGCGGACCGTGCCGCCTCGAGTCCAAGACCAAGGTCGGAACCCTCACCGCGAAGGAGTCGATCTGGCTCGACGAGCCGATGAAGCGCGCCCTGTTGACGGCGGACGCCGACGGCGTCGCCGCCTACGCGAACGTCCGCCTGATGGCCGATGTCCTCGTGCGGATGAAGCTCGACGACCTCCGCCCGGCGATCGTCGTCGATTACGTCCGCGAAGCCTGGACCTTCCCCGCAGGCGACGTCCGCGTCACCTTCGACAAGGACGTCACCGCCCGGCTCTTCGATTCGGACCCTGCCTTCGCCCGCCGGGTGCTCGAGCCCGGGCAGACGATCCTCGAGGTCAAGTACACCGGACTGCTTCCCGAAACGCTCCGCAAGATCCTGTTTCACAGGAACCACCAGGTGGTTTCGTATTCCAAATACTACATGGGCTGGATTCTGCTCAACCCGTGA
- a CDS encoding DUF5696 domain-containing protein codes for MFSVKKIILAAVMVLTLSPVLLYASYVPTGRDTLENPETLTDIPAADFDEGGYAELSDNVNFTFWWQEARDVLVVLDKRNGYVWKTGLDVDSTVTQTTQATVCKDARSQYRNGDITYDAFAEACEIEVDTITGTTTGPLVANSLMFFKYYRKGDSESTWEEKEVYSSYLKTALYDVDSTLRMVDGDENRWRFTFAVTGLGVKDANLDLTIPADILLSEDGFEIVVDFESIEGTCLPYLSAIGVATFMGAVGGRSAVFTTFDTDGETLANYDVTEVQNDLIGGYSLVPDGPGALIRYRDNSVSLTKYSAVVYGPDASQNNPEYFSWQGSFVPYKTATVPVYGMAHGNDQAAFVAYAEAGAEYMSVVSVPEETIYNYNYTYALFSTNFTFQRIFSHDGADTVQSIGETLNPCDIHMHYDFLAGDGTVDGYPANYVGMALKYKDFLIERGELSLQDRAAGDIGIRLDFLMADSEESIVGYTLDVVTTASQVGDILDDVIAGGIANVSSGLIGWADGGVTLGNPTKAVFTSAIGTKRAFADLIEEYAGRGVDISFQQDYATINEEQINPLRNAAKHPSGWYATVLSYESPIALFMFARPTKSILWLSEQSDTFLSMGVASLTLDGISNTLITDYTGDITTRTAAIALYREAVADVADEATINAVRPNGYLLPYVGRYLQMDVYTTQYLIETDTVPFLQLVLQGTMELYAGYSNFSFYTRSDVLRMIDYNVWPSFVLTHDAAYHLSDTNSSDYYSTEYALYEDLIRSIYQDTNAALGAVTDAVWIDRDVIRAGLVRNLYDDGTAIYINYTDEDQNAGGIHVPALSAAVIGGD; via the coding sequence ATGTTCTCGGTTAAGAAGATCATCCTCGCCGCCGTCATGGTTCTGACGCTCTCGCCGGTGCTCCTCTACGCGAGTTACGTCCCGACGGGGCGCGATACCCTGGAGAACCCCGAGACCCTGACCGACATCCCCGCCGCCGACTTCGACGAAGGCGGCTACGCGGAACTGTCCGACAACGTCAACTTCACCTTCTGGTGGCAGGAGGCCCGCGACGTCCTCGTCGTCCTCGACAAGCGCAACGGCTACGTCTGGAAGACCGGCCTCGACGTCGATTCGACGGTGACGCAGACCACCCAGGCCACCGTCTGCAAGGACGCCCGCAGCCAGTACCGCAACGGCGACATCACCTACGACGCCTTCGCGGAAGCCTGCGAGATCGAGGTCGACACGATCACCGGCACGACCACCGGACCGCTCGTCGCCAACTCGCTCATGTTCTTCAAGTACTACCGCAAGGGCGACAGCGAATCCACCTGGGAAGAGAAGGAAGTCTACAGCAGCTATCTCAAGACCGCCCTCTACGACGTCGACTCGACGCTTCGGATGGTCGACGGCGACGAGAACCGCTGGCGCTTCACCTTCGCGGTCACCGGTCTCGGCGTCAAGGACGCGAACCTCGATCTGACGATTCCGGCGGACATCCTCCTGTCGGAAGACGGCTTCGAGATCGTCGTCGACTTCGAGAGCATCGAGGGAACCTGCCTGCCTTACCTCTCCGCGATCGGCGTCGCCACCTTCATGGGGGCCGTCGGCGGCCGTTCCGCCGTCTTCACGACGTTCGACACCGATGGCGAGACGCTCGCCAACTATGACGTCACCGAAGTGCAGAACGACCTGATCGGCGGCTATTCGCTCGTCCCCGACGGACCGGGAGCGCTCATCCGCTATCGCGACAACAGCGTGTCCCTGACCAAGTATTCAGCCGTCGTCTACGGTCCCGACGCCTCCCAGAACAATCCCGAGTATTTCAGCTGGCAGGGATCCTTCGTGCCCTACAAGACGGCGACCGTGCCCGTCTACGGCATGGCCCACGGCAACGACCAGGCGGCCTTCGTCGCCTACGCCGAGGCCGGGGCGGAATACATGTCCGTGGTCTCGGTCCCCGAGGAGACCATCTACAACTACAACTACACCTATGCGCTGTTCTCGACCAACTTCACCTTCCAGCGCATCTTCTCGCACGACGGCGCGGATACCGTGCAGTCGATCGGCGAGACCCTGAATCCGTGCGACATCCACATGCACTACGATTTCCTCGCCGGCGACGGCACCGTCGACGGCTACCCCGCGAACTACGTCGGGATGGCGCTCAAGTACAAGGACTTCCTGATCGAACGCGGGGAACTCTCCCTCCAGGATCGCGCAGCCGGCGACATCGGCATCCGTCTCGACTTCCTGATGGCCGACAGCGAGGAATCGATCGTCGGCTACACCCTCGACGTCGTCACGACGGCCTCCCAGGTCGGCGACATCCTCGACGACGTGATCGCCGGCGGGATCGCCAACGTCTCCTCCGGCCTGATCGGCTGGGCGGACGGCGGCGTCACCCTCGGGAACCCCACGAAGGCGGTCTTCACCTCGGCGATCGGCACGAAGAGGGCCTTCGCCGATCTGATCGAGGAATACGCCGGGCGCGGCGTCGACATCTCCTTCCAGCAGGACTACGCGACGATCAACGAGGAGCAGATCAACCCGCTCAGGAACGCCGCCAAGCATCCTTCGGGATGGTACGCCACCGTCCTGTCGTACGAATCGCCGATCGCGCTCTTCATGTTCGCGCGGCCGACGAAGAGCATCCTGTGGCTTTCCGAGCAGTCGGACACCTTCCTCTCGATGGGCGTCGCGTCGCTCACGCTCGACGGCATCTCGAACACCCTCATCACCGACTACACCGGCGACATCACGACAAGGACCGCCGCGATCGCGCTCTACCGCGAAGCCGTGGCCGACGTCGCGGACGAGGCGACGATCAACGCCGTGCGGCCGAACGGATACCTGCTTCCGTATGTCGGACGCTACCTCCAGATGGACGTCTACACCACCCAGTATCTGATCGAGACCGACACCGTCCCGTTCCTGCAGCTCGTCCTCCAGGGCACGATGGAACTGTACGCCGGGTATTCGAACTTCTCGTTCTACACCCGTTCGGACGTACTGCGCATGATCGACTACAACGTCTGGCCGTCGTTCGTCCTGACGCATGACGCCGCCTACCATCTTTCCGACACCAACTCGAGCGACTACTACTCCACCGAATACGCGCTGTACGAAGACCTCATCCGGTCGATCTACCAGGACACCAACGCGGCCCTCGGCGCCGTCACGGACGCCGTCTGGATCGATCGCGACGTGATCCGTGCCGGCCTCGTCCGCAACCTCTACGACGACGGCACCGCGATCTACATCAACTATACCGACGAGGACCAGAACGCGGGCGGGATCCATGTCCCGGCGCTCTCGGCCGCCGTGATCGGAGGCGACTGA
- a CDS encoding DUF4956 domain-containing protein yields MPYTLFTLQEFFENWSVMELTPGEIAFNLLVAFALSLWVLFIYKLSYQTTVYNKSFSMTLPISALVTCMVIMAVSSNVVLSLGMVGALSIVRFRTAIKNPLDTIFMFWTIGIGITVGAGSGLLAVLGSAVIGAAILAVQALEIFTTPYILIVRIEGAFDEDGLLSAAKAIYRNAAVRNKSIQKDKAEFTFEIRGNRDVSKRIEPIKDLAGVVSVMLLSYRGDYVV; encoded by the coding sequence ATGCCTTACACGCTGTTCACGCTTCAGGAATTCTTCGAGAACTGGTCGGTGATGGAACTGACCCCCGGCGAGATCGCCTTCAACCTCCTGGTGGCGTTCGCGCTGTCGCTCTGGGTGCTGTTCATCTACAAGCTCTCGTACCAGACGACCGTCTACAACAAGAGCTTCTCGATGACGCTGCCGATCTCGGCGCTGGTGACCTGCATGGTCATCATGGCCGTCTCGTCGAACGTCGTGCTCTCGCTCGGCATGGTCGGCGCACTCTCGATCGTGCGTTTCCGCACGGCCATCAAGAACCCGCTCGACACCATCTTCATGTTCTGGACGATCGGCATCGGGATCACCGTCGGCGCCGGCTCGGGCCTGCTCGCGGTGCTCGGCTCGGCCGTCATCGGCGCCGCCATTCTGGCGGTCCAGGCGCTTGAGATCTTCACCACCCCGTACATCCTGATCGTCCGGATCGAGGGCGCCTTCGACGAAGACGGGCTCCTTTCCGCCGCGAAGGCGATCTATCGGAACGCCGCCGTCCGCAACAAGTCGATCCAGAAGGACAAGGCCGAGTTCACCTTCGAGATCCGCGGGAACAGGGACGTCTCGAAGCGGATCGAACCGATCAAGGACCTCGCCGGCGTCGTGTCGGTGATGCTTCTGTCGTACCGCGGCGACTACGTCGTCTGA
- a CDS encoding carbohydrate ABC transporter permease translates to MKALLARFQTLRARMCGFAAGLRRLLHTRKVRIMRTISTIAVYVFLITISYVFLYPIMKMLSLSVMSITDVVDPEIIWIPKHLSLANYSVVWFVLDGTASLMNSVFYSTLLAVLQTVVSALTGFAFARYEFRGKKLLYTLLLASFIIPVPILLITQYTMFKEFYQSFDWSGPGRGLNTYQSQIIMAFFGQGVNSAILILIFINFFKMIPHDLYEAGKIDGATPIQLFWHITIRLSLSTIVVVFLFSFVWNWNETYVTRMLVGDGVKLFMTRLDMFDDLFRQQASASPHPGTEVRLSEPFKMAATVISVIPLLILYFVGQKSFVEGIEKTGITGE, encoded by the coding sequence ATGAAGGCGCTCCTTGCCCGTTTCCAGACGCTCCGCGCCCGGATGTGCGGATTCGCCGCCGGACTCCGCCGCCTGCTCCACACCCGCAAGGTGCGGATCATGCGCACGATCTCGACGATCGCCGTCTACGTCTTCCTGATCACGATCAGCTACGTGTTCCTCTACCCGATCATGAAGATGCTCTCGCTCTCCGTCATGAGCATCACCGACGTCGTCGATCCCGAGATCATCTGGATCCCGAAGCATCTCTCGCTCGCCAACTATTCGGTCGTGTGGTTCGTGCTCGACGGCACCGCCTCGCTCATGAACTCCGTCTTCTACTCCACCCTCCTCGCCGTCCTCCAGACGGTCGTCTCGGCGCTGACCGGCTTCGCCTTCGCCCGCTACGAGTTCCGTGGGAAGAAGCTGCTCTACACGCTTCTGCTCGCCTCCTTCATCATCCCGGTCCCGATCCTGCTCATCACCCAGTACACGATGTTCAAGGAATTCTACCAGTCCTTCGACTGGAGCGGCCCGGGCCGCGGACTCAACACCTACCAGTCGCAGATCATCATGGCCTTCTTCGGCCAGGGAGTCAATTCCGCGATCCTCATCCTCATCTTCATCAACTTCTTCAAGATGATCCCGCACGACCTCTACGAGGCCGGCAAGATCGATGGCGCCACGCCCATCCAGCTGTTCTGGCACATCACGATCCGGCTCTCGCTGTCGACGATCGTCGTCGTCTTCCTGTTCTCGTTCGTCTGGAACTGGAACGAGACCTACGTGACGCGGATGCTGGTCGGCGACGGCGTCAAGCTCTTCATGACCCGTCTCGACATGTTCGACGACCTCTTCCGCCAGCAGGCGTCGGCGTCGCCGCACCCCGGCACCGAGGTGCGTCTCTCCGAACCGTTCAAGATGGCCGCCACCGTCATCTCCGTGATTCCGCTCCTGATCCTGTACTTCGTCGGCCAGAAGTCGTTCGTCGAGGGCATCGAGAAGACCGGCATCACCGGCGAATGA
- a CDS encoding helix-turn-helix domain-containing protein translates to MERQTAYVLMKNADQESLAAFFAAYGDIAVTPAGPDLFRLSYAGAQDDADLRRVRELAVQEFIQDLTVFVVPAAADYPVAAVLKELPRLGHGIYGAAEIATEAVMRDLSGLHRTLRDYYVGLVGAETVDTAVGFIRADQNASRAARALYMHRNTLNYRLDHFLAKTGIDVRTFTGGLAVYLLFRH, encoded by the coding sequence ATGGAACGGCAGACCGCCTACGTCCTGATGAAGAATGCCGACCAGGAATCCCTGGCGGCCTTTTTCGCGGCGTACGGCGACATCGCCGTCACCCCCGCCGGACCCGACCTGTTCCGCCTCTCCTACGCCGGGGCGCAGGACGACGCCGACCTCCGCCGGGTGCGCGAACTCGCGGTCCAGGAATTCATCCAGGACCTCACCGTATTCGTCGTCCCCGCCGCGGCGGACTATCCCGTCGCGGCCGTCCTGAAGGAACTCCCGCGGCTCGGACACGGAATCTACGGCGCCGCCGAGATCGCGACCGAGGCGGTCATGCGCGACCTCTCCGGACTGCACCGGACGCTCCGCGACTACTACGTCGGCCTCGTCGGCGCCGAGACCGTCGACACCGCCGTCGGCTTCATCCGCGCCGACCAGAACGCGTCGCGCGCCGCCCGGGCGCTGTACATGCACCGCAACACCCTGAACTACCGTCTCGACCACTTCCTCGCGAAGACCGGCATCGACGTCCGGACGTTCACCGGCGGGCTTGCGGTCTATCTTCTCTTCCGCCATTGA